ACTCTGGGCGGTTCTATTGTTAGTTGGAAGGCAACCTTACAGCctacagttactttgtctactactgaagcagagtacatggccttgatagaagttgctaaagagggaatatggttgagggggttagttggtgatcttgatttgcatcatgaccaagctattatatattgtgatagtttgagtgcaATATGCCTAGCTAAGGATCAAGTTTATCATGAGAGAACTAAACACATAGatgtaagatatcacttcttaagaggtgagcaaagagttaaagtgatgaaaattgaTACTACTGATAACCCTGCTGATATGTTCACCAAATCGGTTCCACAAGGCaagttccaacattgtttggacttgctgaatgttttgaattgttagtgGTCCCCTTTGTGGGACACTTTGAGGCATGAGGGAGAAGTCCGGGTACGTCTGGCAatattgatttatgttgcatttggtacatCTGTTATCTAGGAGAGAATTCAaatcaaggtggagatttgttgaaatgtcttgaatctgtttgttggcgcttcgaacaaccaagtacgggggtctcgctgttatgatgtaattttctaaaaacattctctctaataatattgttctccttctgcccgtggacgtagctaacacactgttagtgaaccacgtatatctatgtgtcgatcttctctatctcaattcagcaagtccaaacaatgttggaacttGCCTTGTGGAACCGATTTGGTGAACATATCAGCAGGGTTATCATAGTATTAtcaattttcatcactttaactctttgctcacctcttaagaagtgatatcttacatCTATGTGTTTAGTTCTCTCATGATAAACTTGATCCTTAGCTAGGCATATtgcactcaaactatcacaatatataATAGCTTGGTCATGATGCAAATCAAGATCACCAACTAACCCCCTCAACCATATTCCCTCTTTAGCAACTTCTATCAAGGCCATGTACTCTGCTTCAGTAGTAGAACAAGTAACTGTAGGCTGTAAGGTTGCCTTCCAACTAACAATAGAACCGCCCAGAGTGAACACATAGCCAGTCATAGACCTCCTACTGTCAACATCTCTAGCATAGTTAGAATCAGAATAACCGGTCACTAAACACTCTGTGCAATTCCCATAAACAAGACCAACATCAGATGTACCTCTAAGGTAACGAAAAAtccttttaacggcttgtcaatgTTCCTTCCCAAGTTGACCCATGAACTTGCTGACAACACTAACAACATGGGGAAGATCAGGCCTAGTACAgaccataacatacatcaaacttcccactgCACTAGCATAAGGAACTCGAGACATGTACTCCTTCTCAGCTTCAGAC
This DNA window, taken from Benincasa hispida cultivar B227 chromosome 6, ASM972705v1, whole genome shotgun sequence, encodes the following:
- the LOC120079079 gene encoding secreted RxLR effector protein 161-like produces the protein MKDLGAAQKILGMEIYRERDKNKLFLCSFVIVLSPQSEAEKEYMSRVPYASAVGSLIGTSDVGLVYGNCTECLVTGYSDSNYARDVDSRRSMTGYVFTLGGSIVSWKATLQPTVTCSTTEAEYMALIEVAKEGIWLRGCKISLLKR